The following proteins come from a genomic window of Brevibacillus antibioticus:
- the hemH gene encoding ferrochelatase, giving the protein MSKQKIGLLLMAYGTPRSPEQIEPYYTHIRRGRKPPQELLDDLMARYEAVDGLNRFADITDEQVRALEQEMNKRYPDREFVGYLGLKHIAPFVEDAIEQMKRDGITEAISLVLAPHYSSYSVKEYNGRAQEHSAAIGGPVIHSIESWYLEPGFIGYWADAIQTTFATMTDEERGQAVVIFSAHSLPEKILKSGDPYPMQLEETAKLIAEQAGVTTYAIGWQSAGNTPDPWLGPDVQDLTRELYEAKGYQAFVYCPVGFVAEHLEVLFDNDVECKAVTDELGVHYYRPAMPNARPAFISCLADAVGKKLAN; this is encoded by the coding sequence ATGTCAAAGCAAAAGATCGGACTCTTGTTAATGGCGTATGGAACGCCACGTAGTCCTGAACAGATTGAACCCTACTATACGCACATTCGTCGTGGTCGTAAGCCACCACAAGAACTGCTCGATGATCTGATGGCGCGTTACGAGGCTGTAGATGGATTGAATCGATTTGCAGACATTACGGATGAACAGGTGCGCGCTCTCGAGCAGGAAATGAACAAACGCTACCCAGACCGTGAATTTGTAGGGTATCTTGGTTTGAAGCATATCGCTCCGTTTGTCGAAGACGCAATAGAGCAAATGAAACGAGATGGGATTACGGAAGCGATCAGTCTTGTTCTGGCGCCTCATTATTCCAGCTACAGCGTCAAAGAATACAATGGACGGGCACAAGAGCATTCCGCAGCCATTGGCGGACCTGTCATTCACAGCATTGAGAGCTGGTATTTGGAACCAGGCTTCATCGGATATTGGGCTGATGCTATTCAAACGACATTTGCCACGATGACGGATGAAGAGCGTGGACAAGCAGTCGTGATTTTCTCCGCTCACAGCCTGCCAGAAAAAATCTTGAAGTCAGGTGATCCATACCCGATGCAACTGGAAGAGACAGCAAAGCTCATTGCCGAGCAAGCAGGGGTCACTACATATGCAATCGGATGGCAAAGCGCCGGAAATACACCTGATCCGTGGTTGGGGCCTGATGTACAGGATTTGACCAGAGAGCTGTACGAAGCAAAAGGCTACCAAGCATTTGTTTACTGTCCGGTCGGATTTGTTGCGGAGCATTTGGAAGTTCTGTTTGATAATGATGTGGAATGCAAAGCGGTTACAGATGAGCTAGGGGTACATTATTATCGTCCAGCGATGCCTAACGCCAGACCTGCGTTCATTTCCTGTCTGGCTGATGCAGTCGGAAAGAAGCTGGCGAATTAG
- the hemE gene encoding uroporphyrinogen decarboxylase — MTAKTFNDTFLKACRGEATEHVPVWYMRQAGRYQPEYRAIRAKHSFFEMNYIPEVCAEVTRLPVEQLGVDAAILFADIMTPLKPIGVDVNIESGIGPVIANPIESLKDVERLLELDPETHVPYILESIKILRQQLSVPLIGFSGAPFTLASYLIEGGPSKHYHKTKAFMYTEPAAWQALMEKLGDMTITYLKAQIKAGAQAVQVFDSWVGALNDEDYREYITPVMTRIFNALKDTGVPTIYFGIGAGHLLMDWNRLPVDVVGLDWRTSITTAREMGVTKRLQGNLDPTLLLAPWDKLEAKAKEILDEGTKQPGFIFNLGHGVFPDAKVETLQQLTKFIHSYKRDV, encoded by the coding sequence ATGACCGCAAAAACTTTTAACGATACGTTTTTGAAAGCATGTCGCGGTGAAGCGACAGAGCATGTCCCGGTTTGGTACATGCGTCAGGCAGGGCGTTATCAGCCAGAATACCGCGCCATCCGCGCGAAGCATAGCTTTTTTGAAATGAACTACATACCGGAAGTTTGCGCGGAAGTGACGCGTCTGCCCGTTGAGCAACTGGGTGTTGACGCTGCAATCTTGTTTGCAGACATCATGACGCCACTAAAACCGATTGGCGTGGATGTGAATATCGAATCGGGTATTGGTCCTGTAATCGCAAACCCAATCGAATCCTTGAAGGATGTTGAGCGTTTGCTTGAGCTCGATCCGGAAACACATGTGCCATACATTCTTGAGTCCATTAAAATTTTGCGTCAGCAATTATCTGTTCCATTGATCGGCTTCTCAGGTGCACCATTTACACTGGCCAGCTATTTGATCGAAGGCGGCCCTTCCAAGCACTATCATAAGACAAAAGCATTCATGTATACCGAGCCAGCTGCTTGGCAGGCGCTGATGGAAAAACTGGGCGATATGACTATCACCTACCTCAAAGCGCAAATTAAAGCAGGTGCACAAGCTGTGCAAGTATTTGATTCGTGGGTCGGTGCATTGAATGACGAAGATTACCGCGAGTACATTACACCCGTCATGACGCGTATCTTCAACGCGCTAAAAGATACTGGCGTGCCAACGATCTATTTTGGTATCGGCGCTGGTCATCTTTTGATGGATTGGAACCGCTTGCCTGTTGATGTGGTTGGTCTAGACTGGCGTACTTCGATTACGACTGCTCGTGAAATGGGTGTGACGAAGAGGCTGCAAGGCAATTTGGACCCAACGCTGCTATTGGCTCCTTGGGACAAGCTCGAAGCGAAGGCGAAGGAAATTTTGGATGAAGGCACAAAACAGCCGGGCTTCATTTTCAATTTGGGACACGGCGTATTCCCTGATGCCAAAGTAGAAACGCTGCAACAACTGACGAAGTTCATCCATAGTTACAAAAGGGACGTCTAA